The Hippocampus zosterae strain Florida chromosome 10, ASM2543408v3, whole genome shotgun sequence genome contains the following window.
CcacctaaaaacgcctgactatacacgGTTGGGTTTTTtgccggctaaaaacgccttactaaacagtCGTTTCCCATTCATACATCAAGTATCACAAGCAAAAGCAGTCACATGAAAATATACACACGGGGTGCGGACACATGAAATTATACTTTTATTAGCActggatttattcatttttttgcctATTTCCAGCCATTCAATTTGCAATTTAGATATaacataaatatcattgaagcattaaaaaaaataaaatataaagacACAAAAGTCAAGGTTgccagagataaaaaaaaacaggaagttgTGATGAATAACAAATGAGGTTCACAATCACAATGTTTagtaaaacattcaaaatgttaaCTCAATAATATGTTTCTCTTTAATAGTCCAGGAAGATAATGGACTAAAATGGCAACATTACTATTTGTCGTAACACAAGAGATCACTTCAAgtggtaccaaaaaaaaaaaaaaaaaactccaccccAAAACTCCATTCCTGTCATTATAATTAAGCAGACTAAGTTTTATACATTTCTTCAATACCCATAAATAACAtgattcatatactgtatgttgtgaAAGGCAAACAAAACGGCGTCAAGTTTGGCAAGTTGTTACAGTAACATTTGTCTGTTCATTACTTTCGCGACTTAACTGGTTTTCATGGATCTATAAACTCTTGAGGCCATACAAAAACATGCTTTTCTATCCatcggaataaaaaaaaaagcatgacaggCAGTGCTGCATTTATGATATGTAACATTCCTATTTTCAGATGCATCTCAATTCCAAAATAGGGAGGACAACATTtcggaagtaaaaaaaaaaaaaactcaaatgtatttctatCAAGTAGAAATCAGGTAGGAATTGTCCGTCTGTTTTCACTACCACTTTTTGAACTAAATAAATATGTCGCCAATCCTATAATTGATTGAGCGGCACCTGCAAATGTTGCCACTAACACGACACCGTGGCACTTGAAATCCAAAAAACAATCTTCATTCAACTCATACAAAGCATGATGAACAGTTTTGCCAAATAATTTTCTGCAGACAATCCGtagaacattttttggggtgttttatatttaaaaaaaaaaaagacatgacagATTTGATAAGGTCACATTGACCAAGagtaaaaataaccaaaaaaccGGCaccaggaaaatgaaaaaacacatcaaaagaacaaacaaacgtttgacAGGTTTAGGTGAGAAATGGATATTCATTGACATTTTAGAACAAGCgtctcatttgttttttccaatCCCATTTACAGAGTGGCGCTTTCTTACCTCATCCTGCCGAGTGCCACGATGGGCACCGATGAGGTTGATAAGGTCGTCGGGACGGGATGGCAGGCGAAAGTACAAGCGGGCAACACGGCGTGTCAGTAGGCGTCCTTCTTGGTGTGCATTTGGCCCTGAATCCTCTGCAGCATCTCTTGCATGCGCCGCAACTGACGGGACAAATCACAACACAAGAGCCGTTACGCGCTCTGGTTGGCCACATTCAGTCAATAACGCGGCCGCGTGTTAGGTCACGTGACCCCCTGCGCCGTCACGCTTAATGTTGCAAAATGCAGGTTGAGGGCCGAGCACCCAATATTTTGACGTACGGCTCAATAGATCGTATccaccaacaacaaacaaataaaaaaaacattgaatcatTAGTCTCTTTATTATTTAGAGGAATAAATAGGATCACGTGGGATAAAAGGGAGGCCGATGCACCACGAGCTGTTCTGTAATCGACAAAAACGTTCAGTATGCAGTCACCCGCCCCACGAGATGGCGGCTCATCGTTCACACCCGTCGCGACGGATTCTTAAGACAGCACTTTTTAATGGGAGTAGTTGACAGGCACGCCCCCGATTTCAAGTCGTGTGCCTCCGGCGTGAGGTCTACTGGATGACGAGCAGCAAAAATCGAAGaaaaggcagagaagttcctCAGCTAGAAGTTCTCGTCATAGTCGTTCCCTCGGCGCAGAGAATGTTTGTATGAGTTGCTGCAGTAGCAGTTGTCCGAGATGCTACTAACGCCAACGGCGACGCTCATTTCTATTTTCGCTGAGAGCATTTCCCATTGAACTGGCGGACTTTTGTAAGGCGAGTATACAGTTTGTTGGGccatttatgtatttaaaaatattatcaTCCGGGTTATTTGAATTCTTCTTATTTGGAGAACACTGTGAGAGACGGACTTCTTTTACCCAACGCGATGTTATACTCTTGTCTCTTGACAGCAAGGCGAAAGAACAAAGCGTCACTCAAAGTCATCTTTGGCAAATCAACGTTGTCGTGCAATGTGATAAGTGGAAACGCGCACAACGGGAGTTTGAATGGCGTGGTGAGAAACAACTCAGAAAAAGGAGGATGTGACGCACAGACTCTCAAGAATTCTGAAGAAGAATGTCAACAGTGAGAATGTGAGCCAAAGAACatagagaggaagaaaaagaaaaagaacgacGACTAACAGGAAGAACACAGCCGATGGGGAAATGACCAATGACGGTACAGTGCTAAGGAGCAGCCAGAAGTTCAACGGCGAGATCACGACTTGGAACAATGTGGAGAGTGACAACATAAACGGCGATTATGTGACCAATAGGAGTAGagacattgagaaaaaaaaaagcccaaaaaaatcatgagaAGCGAAAGAAGCGGCCAAGCATCGACAACAGCATCTTATTTCAAATGTGTGGCTTGAAGCGAAAGCCGCAGTGGCTTGTGGGTAAACGCGCGAGCTGAGGACCCTTAGAGGGCCTCGTCCTCCAGATGCGAGCGGGCCCCGGTGTGGCTCCCGCACTCCGTCTCAAACTTTTGTTGTGACCGCTGCTCGTTATCGGCCGGCGGCTGCCCGAGAAGGTGGGCCGACTCCGCGTGGAGGTCGCCCGGCCGTACCTCCTCGTCTTTTTCCCGGATCAGCTTTTCCGTCTGACTGTCGGTCATGTCGCCCACTGCGGGGATGGGGAAGTCGGTGCCGCTCTCCCTGGTTAGCTtactggagacacacacacacacacacacacacataggcacGTGAAGCACCACtgtatgaaacattcattcattcattcatcttccataccgcttgatcctcactagggtcgcggggggtgctggagcccatgccagccgtctccgggcagtaggcgggggacaccctgaatcggttgccagccaatcgcagggcacacagaaacaaacaaccattcgcactcacactcacacctcgggacaatttagagtgttcaatcagcctgccatgcatgtttttttttggaatgtgggaggaaaccggagcagccggagaaaacccacgcaggcccggggagaacatgcaaactccacacagggaggccggagctggaatcgaacccggtacctctgcactgtgaagccgacgtgctaagcactggactaacgggccgccctGTATGAAACAACCACTTCAATTTGTTGTTGACGCCATTGATTTTGCACACCACTCGCAAAAATTTTGGTAGATTTGCCTTTGGAATGAAATCTCAGGATGAACCTCCAAAAtgaatatttgtgtttattatcaactcaaaaatgccacttcaAGTCAATTCTACTTCCTGAGCCTGATTAAGACTATGATTGCATGAATCATCTTTCCCAATGCTTTGAGCATACTTGatcaaaatatttcatattgTCGGagtgtcatgtaaaaaaaaaaaaaagggtgggggggttgatgttgttgttcaaCACGTCTGTGCGTCATACTTGCGGTTCCGCTCCTTCACAACCATGCGGGTCATGCTCTGAATGCAGTGGGCTCTGTAGTTTTCATAGTGGGTCTCTCGGGTCACGTCCTTCAGGTCCTGCATGTGCGTTCGAACCAGCATGTTGCGCAACTTCACAAAGTCACAGTGCGCCGAGTTTTCAACTGCAGAAGGAGCGGCGTGAAGACGGGTTCAAAGACCGTGCGTCACGTTTGCTGTCTGGACATTTGCGCGAAGGGGATCCTTACCTTCGACGATGCCCCAAGGGTACAGACGACCTCGCACCTTCTTCCCTTTGGCTTCCACCACGATGTTGCTGCCGATGACGGCAAACGGAATGCTTTCCTTAAAGTGGGAATAAGTACAAGGATTTCAAAGTTAGGTGGTTCTGGTTTTGGAAGAGCAACCAGGGAAGGGGATACAGTCATCACCAACGTAGCACCCTCCTAGCGCCATATCGTGTGGATGGATCATCATCCCAATGCTCTtgtcgcaaaaaaacaaaaacaaaaaaaaacaagaaaaactaaAAACCTTGTGGCTGCACAAAAGGCCTCCGTCTCACCTTCAGTTCGTAATCCTGCTGCTTGAAGTCGTCATCTTCATCAGAGTCGCAGTCGGGGAATTGGTATATCTTAATAGCACATAGCTCGATCTCTTCTCTGATCTACACAAAGTGAAGACGACATCAGTATTTTGGCCGTGagttagaacccccccccccccccccccccgcccctgaaTATCAGCTATGCAACACACAGATCAACAGGCACGAGACAGGAAGTAGCCCGACCTTTAATTTCTTCTTCTTGATCTCACTCGGGGTGAGCGTGTCTGCTTTGGCCAACACTGGAACAATATTAACCTTCTCGTGCAGGGCTTTCATAAATTCCACGTCCAGTGGCCggaggctgcaaaaaaaaacaccacgtgagtttgaatgtagacTTGACAGTGTGCGAACGGATGAGGAAGGAGAATGAGTCAACTGTTGGGCTTGTGTGCAATGACCACCGAATGTCAGCAGGGGGAGCAATTTCACCAACAACCGTGACTTCGAAGCATGACTTTCTGCCTTGTGGCGGTCTTAAAATGTATTCCGTAAACGTTATGTGGTTATTACAGTGTAAGAACAGCAGGCGGTCCTGAAGATGGGCTTACGAACTGCTTGTTCGATTCGTTATTTAAGGGCAAACGAAAGCGAAAGTGCAGCGAATGCCGACGATAAGGCTTCATTTGTCACGACTGCCGCCACAGAGAGGCTGTAAACACAGACT
Protein-coding sequences here:
- the septin4b gene encoding septin 4b isoform X2; its protein translation is MKKRPLLQRDQDKEYVGFATLPNQVHRKSVKKGFDFTLMVAGESGLGKSTLINSLFLTDLYKDRRLLNAEERIIQTVEITKHTVDIEEKGVKLKLTIVDTPGFGDAVNNTECWKPVADYIDQQFEQYFRDESGLNRKNIQDNRVHCCLYFISPFGHGLRPLDVEFMKALHEKVNIVPVLAKADTLTPSEIKKKKLKIREEIELCAIKIYQFPDCDSDEDDDFKQQDYELKESIPFAVIGSNIVVEAKGKKVRGRLYPWGIVEVENSAHCDFVKLRNMLVRTHMQDLKDVTRETHYENYRAHCIQSMTRMVVKERNRNKLTRESGTDFPIPAVGDMTDSQTEKLIREKDEELRRMQEMLQRIQGQMHTKKDAY
- the septin4b gene encoding septin 4b isoform X3; the protein is MVAGESGLGKSTLINSLFLTDLYKDRRLLNAEERIIQTVEITKHTVDIEEKGVKLKLTIVDTPGFGDAVNNTECWKPVADYIDQQFEQYFRDESGLNRKNIQDNRVHCCLYFISPFGHGLRPLDVEFMKALHEKVNIVPVLAKADTLTPSEIKKKKLKIREEIELCAIKIYQFPDCDSDEDDDFKQQDYELKESIPFAVIGSNIVVEAKGKKVRGRLYPWGIVEVENSAHCDFVKLRNMLVRTHMQDLKDVTRETHYENYRAHCIQSMTRMVVKERNRNKLTRESGTDFPIPAVGDMTDSQTEKLIREKDEELRRMQEMLQRIQGQMHTKKDAY